The window AGTCGCTGGGCGACGGCACCGTCAGGGCCACCTCCTGGCACACCGTGACCCTGGACCCCGAGGGCGTACGGACCGCACTCGGCCCCGAGGCCACCCTCGCCGAGGCACGGGCGCTCGTGCGCAGGTCCCTCGGCACGAACAGCTCCACCACCTTGCAGCATGCCAAGCAGTTCGCGGAGGAAGCGCGTGCACAGTCGTAGTCAGGACACCCCTCTCACGGTGGTCAACCGGTTCGAGGTGAAAGGCGACACCGAACGGTTCGAGCGCGAGTTCAGGGACCATTCCCAGTACCTGCGCAGACGCGAGGACTTCGACTTCCTCGTCACCGTCCAGCTCGTCGAGCGCCCCGAGGTGTACGTGCACCTCGGCCACTGGCGGACCACGAGAGGCTTCCTGGACACCGTCCACGACGACACCTTCCAGGCCCACGTCAAACAGCTCGGCCCGCTGGTCGACACCGAGGTGGACCAGGCCGTCAGCGTGGCGCGGGTGCTCAGGGCGGACGCCGTGGTCGGCTCCGCGAACGTCCTGCTGACCCGGGCCAGGGTCTTCGGCGACCGCGCGGTCTTCGAGCGGTACTTCGCCGAGTCGGGCGAGCACTTCGCCCGGCTCGGCGGCTACGGCGGGAGCGACCTGCTGCGCTCCACGCTCCGCCCCGACGTGTACACCGGGCTGCAGTGGTGGCAGGACTCCGAGGACTGCGAACGCGCCCTGGCCGACGACGGCCGCCGCGCGCTCGCCGAGCAGATGCGCCGGACGGCGGACGTCGTCGAGGAACGCACCCGGCACGTGGCCTACGAGCGCGTCCTGACCTGACACCCCACCAGCACCACCGGAGCCGAGGGCCGCGGGCCCCCGCCCGGCCCCCGGGCCGGGCGGGACCCGGGCCCTCGGCTCCGGCGCGTCCCGGACGCGAGCCCGCTTCGAGCAGCTGCGCGCAGTCTGTAGGCATGGCGAATCCGATGCGCATCACCGTGGTCCGCGGCCGGCCCGACGAGGCGGAGCTGGCGGCTGTGACGGCCGTGCTCCTCGCTCTGGCCCGCCGCTCCGGGGAACCGGACGAGGAGACCCGGGCGGCCTACGCGGGCTGGACCGTCAAGCGCGGCGGCCACCGGCCCGCGGTCACCTGGGCCGCGCCGTGAGGCGGAGTTCGCCGTACATCCGGGGGCGGGGTCGAGGAACGCTCGAGTGCACACCCCCGCCTTGCCGACAGCAGAGCCCGTCGCGGCCCGTTTTTGACGGAGCCACGACACGGAAGGGGGAGGCGTGAACGGTCACCAGACTTTTACGGAACACATCCAGGCCCAGGCCGCCGGCACGCCGGACCGGGAGGCCCTCATCCTCCTCACCGAGCGGGACGGCGCGCTGCGGCCCCGCACCGTCGCGTACGGCGAACTCGACCGCGCCGCCCGCACGCTGGCCGCCGCGCTGCGCCGGCACGTCGCGCCCGGTGAGCGGGTGCTGATCGCGCACCGCTCGCGCGAACTGTTCACCACCGGCTTCCTGGCGTGCCTGTACGCCGGAGCCGTCGCCGTGCCCGTCGCCCCGCCCGGCGGCCGGGGACACCACGACGACCGGATCGCGGGCATCGTCAAGGACTCCGCGGCGGCGTGCGTCCTCACCTCCACCGAGGAGGCGGCCGAGGTCTCCCAGCTGCTCGCGCGCACCGGCCACGGCCACGTCGTCTGCCTGCTGGCCGACGGCCCCGCCGCGACCACCGCCGGAACCCCGGCCGAGCCGTTCGCGGCCACCCCGGACACGGTCGCCTACCTCCAGTACACCTCCGGCTCCACACGCGATCCGCGCGGGGTCGTCGTCACCCACCGGAGCCTGCTCGCCAACCAGAGGGCCATCACCGACGCGCTCGGCACCCGGCCCGGGACCCGGATGGGCGGCTGGCTGCCCCTCCACCACGACATGGGACTCGTCGGCCAGCTGCTGCACGCCCTCTGGCTCGGCGGCACCTGCGTGCTCATGACCCCGGGCTCCTTCGTCAAGCGGCCCGCGAACTGGCTGGAGACCGTATCCCGCTACGGCCTGACCGTCAGCGGGGCACCCGACTTCGCCTACGAACTCTGCGTACGCCGGATCAACGACTCGCAGCTCGCGGGCCTGGACCTGTCCCACTGGGAGGTCGCCGTCGACGGAGGGGAGCCCGTCACCCCGCACGTCCTCGCGGAATTCGCCGAGCGCTTCGCCCCCGCGGGACTGCGCCCCGGGGCGCTCACGCCCTGCTACGGGCTGGCCGAGGCGACTCTCCTCGTCTCCGGCACCCCCACCGCCCCGGCCGCGGCCACCCGCACCGTCGACGCCGCCGCGCTGGAGACCGGTGTGCTCACCGCCCCCGCCGGCCGGGCCCGGACCCTCGCGCACTGCGGACCCGCGGCCTCGGCGGAGCTGCGCATCGTCGACCCGGAGACCTGCCGCGCCCTGCCGGACGGCCGGATCGGTGAGATCTGGGTCCGCGGCGAGAGCGTCGGCCCCGGCTACTGGGGCCGCCCCGCGGAGACCGCCGCGGCCTTCGACCGCCGGATCGAGGGCGGAGGCGGGGGATACCTGCGCACCGGCGACCTCGGCACGCTGAGCGAGGGGCTGCTCCACGTCACCGGCCGGCTGAAGGACATGATCGTCATCGCCGGACGCAACCTCTACCCGCAGGACCTGGAACGCACCGTGCAGCAGGTCAGCGGCCTCTTCGGCGCGGCCACCGCCTTCGCGGTGCCGGGCGAGCGCGAACGCGTCGTCATCGTCCAGGAACTCCGCGCCCGCAGCCGGTACGACGTCGACCTGG is drawn from Streptomyces sp. NBC_00178 and contains these coding sequences:
- a CDS encoding fatty acyl-AMP ligase, with translation MNGHQTFTEHIQAQAAGTPDREALILLTERDGALRPRTVAYGELDRAARTLAAALRRHVAPGERVLIAHRSRELFTTGFLACLYAGAVAVPVAPPGGRGHHDDRIAGIVKDSAAACVLTSTEEAAEVSQLLARTGHGHVVCLLADGPAATTAGTPAEPFAATPDTVAYLQYTSGSTRDPRGVVVTHRSLLANQRAITDALGTRPGTRMGGWLPLHHDMGLVGQLLHALWLGGTCVLMTPGSFVKRPANWLETVSRYGLTVSGAPDFAYELCVRRINDSQLAGLDLSHWEVAVDGGEPVTPHVLAEFAERFAPAGLRPGALTPCYGLAEATLLVSGTPTAPAAATRTVDAAALETGVLTAPAGRARTLAHCGPAASAELRIVDPETCRALPDGRIGEIWVRGESVGPGYWGRPAETAAAFDRRIEGGGGGYLRTGDLGTLSEGLLHVTGRLKDMIVIAGRNLYPQDLERTVQQVSGLFGAATAFAVPGERERVVIVQELRARSRYDVDLAALATAVQRRLGEEYEIRTSAVLLVRPGTVRRTTSGKVERAAMRRLFLRGELTPLHQRIEPEIEELLASGRQR
- a CDS encoding acyl-CoA carboxylase subunit epsilon; this encodes MANPMRITVVRGRPDEAELAAVTAVLLALARRSGEPDEETRAAYAGWTVKRGGHRPAVTWAAP
- a CDS encoding antibiotic biosynthesis monooxygenase family protein, coding for MHSRSQDTPLTVVNRFEVKGDTERFEREFRDHSQYLRRREDFDFLVTVQLVERPEVYVHLGHWRTTRGFLDTVHDDTFQAHVKQLGPLVDTEVDQAVSVARVLRADAVVGSANVLLTRARVFGDRAVFERYFAESGEHFARLGGYGGSDLLRSTLRPDVYTGLQWWQDSEDCERALADDGRRALAEQMRRTADVVEERTRHVAYERVLT